A genomic segment from Phragmites australis chromosome 6, lpPhrAust1.1, whole genome shotgun sequence encodes:
- the LOC133921131 gene encoding uncharacterized protein LOC133921131 isoform X5, protein MSGDMARAEVSPEGAAPGFGVDLYAQATKALALRTPFEGEEGAPRIPTLPARLVSWSGPGDARKKHKKLQPPPPEDVAAEHPPQETVARPAKAGVWEQFEPYFRPVTLADVEMLRPKFPFGYGKLDSCLLVPFLGSGKESMHNVETFDVAVAETSSYLGVGGEEVVSTRERSEQSGRLISQKERSEQSMEQDIHDVVVQQMVSGRVLNRQSREQGIHEVAVQLGERPFEAEQAGSSSGIFSALRGEEEGTSLNWLLGAKGRFVLTSERPNKKRKLLGANAGLEQLVQLPHLGAEASSSCDVCCLGESAMESNRILNCSNCNVSVHQKCYGLHVVPDGKWLCAWCTYLESTGRLSNKDAGSTPSMPCVLCPKEKGALKPVKVEPTRNAGVGHLKFVHLFCSLWTPEVFVEDMKSMEPVTNLGNVQDNRMKLVCSICKVKHGACIRCTHGTCRTPFHPICARDSKHQMEIWGKPGHPNVELKAFCSKHFAVGYINSVEKSNNASEQSPTEVRSNNTNRVSGKIPKLRFTRKNKDRFMSCETSSSSSGNLIRVETIQQGVFPHMVTNANTQPIRSMETDTDPSVGGDFMRSSGDIAVLLRKLIDSGKVSVGDIASEVGISSESLEAALVGETTTFSHGLKLKIIKWLENSAYIHGVQERTLKRSSLVVQDDKPDWSDATYTVDVKSPLVPESDKGALVDVLDSIVIKPSPTRSKSNNKVLKDKNTACATGVAILQNGDKSAVNKGANLECSPAENFEKESTKEFSSIGSKDISNEEHGKLILNNTSGIKEFGTSTEIPNENQGILLGRKSNDLTEAELGSELEEGVSSLDNCFSQGDNARDGENSVEDDIGTPCDHDSNCFHGQPFFIFDGSHSYIHPFIKEKMTHHWDITFKQNNEAPYHHVEEPSYPSHEKVPVDSSVKLEDTIETTAADQVLKAKSLKITEHSPDDEVEGEMVYLQARLLDNAVVLKHRYEDLIAKVVQNLSRELDAFSKRKWDLILVNQFLRDVREAKKRGRKEKRHKEAQAVLAAAAIASSSRNSTVRKYAKDDVAPESSPKLLAGSSRVGQRTSSLPRTKDSSKSSNSKVSQDNNFGSFDMPIFSKENVLYCDVCMRSETVLNRIFVCSRCKQAAVHIDCYRNLENSIGPWNCELCEDVSSEAAVTSNQSDCNGRKLSFARCGMCHGTSGAFRKTADGQWVHAFCAEWLLGTKYVRGQDSPIEGMESLAEGKVTCCVCLRNVGMCLRCNSGDCDITFHPTCARSSGFYMNTKGLGTMLQHKAYCGKHSIEQKEADAQQYGPDELKIMKRMRVELEKLRLLCERIIKREKVKGMGLCLGQRGVLVSYLGGLSFPSFAPPWCLGVCVCGGGGGGGSRYP, encoded by the exons ATGAGCGGGGACATGGCTCGCGCCGAGGTCTCGCCCGAGGGGGCGGCCCCTGGTTTCGGGGTCGACCTGTACGCGCAGGCCACGAAGGCGCTGGCCCTGCGCACGCCGTTCGAGGGCGAGGAGGGGGCGCCGAGGATCCCCACGCTGCCCGCGCGGCTCGTGAGCTGGTCGGGGCCGGGGGACGCGCGGAAGAAGCATAAAAAGcttcagcctcctcctcctgaggATGTTGCTGCCGAGCATCCGCCGCAGGAAACTGTAGCGCGCCCTGCAAAGGCAGGCGTGTGGGAGCAGTTTGAGCCGTATTTCCGTCCAGTGACATTGGCTGATGTCGAAATGTTGAGGCCAAAGTTCCCATTCGGCTACGGCAAGCTTGACTCATGTCTGCTAGTACCATTTCTGGGCAGTGGCAAAGAATCAATGCACAACGTTGAGACATTTGACGTGGCTGTCGCTGAAACAAGCTCGTATTTGGGTGTGGGTGGTGAAGAAGTGGTCAGTACCAGAGAGCGCAGTGAGCAAAGTGGGCGTCTGATTAGTCAGAAAGAGAGGAGTGAGCAAAGCATGGAGCAGGACATACATGACGTGGTTGTGCAACAGATGGTCAGTGGCAGAGTGCTCAACAGGCAAAGCAGAGAACAGGGCATACATGAAGTGGCTGTACAACTAGGGGAGCGACCATTTGAAGCAGAGCAAGCCGGGAGCAGCAGTGGCATTTTTTCAGCACTAcgtggagaggaggaaggaacTTCACTGAATTGGCTGCTAGGAGCAAAGGGCCGGTTTGTTCTCACTTCAGAACGAcccaacaagaagaggaagctcTTGGGTGCGAATGCTGGGTTAGAGCAGCTTGTTCAGCTTCCGCACTTGGGAGCTGAGGCTTCTTCAAGCTGTGACGTTTGCTGTCTAGGAGAGAGTGCCATGGAGTCCAATAGGATACTTAACTGCAGCAACTGCAATGTATCAGTGCACCAGAAGTGTTACGGTTTACATGTTGTGCCAGATGGGAAATGGTTGTGTGCTTGGTGTACGTATTTGGAGTCGACAGGGCGGTTGTCAAATAAAGATGCTGGCAGCACCCCATCAATGCCTTGTGTTCTATGCCCAAAGGAGAAAGGGGCTCTGAAGCCTGTAAAAGTGGAGCCTACTCGAAATGCAGGTGTTGGCCACCTAAAATTCGTGCACTTGTTTTGTAGTCTGTGGACACCTGAGGTTTTTGTGGAGGACATGAAATCAATGGAACCTGTAACTAATCTCGGAAATGTCCAAGATAATCGTATGAAGTTGGTATGCAGTATTTGCAAGGTTAAGCATGGTGCATGCATTCGGTGTACCCATG GGACATGCCGGACGCCTTTTCATCCTATATGTGCAAGAGATTCAAAGCATCAAATGGAGATCTGGGGGAAACCTGGACATCCTAAT GTTGAGTTGAAAGCATTTTGCTCAAAGCATTTCGCAGTTGGATACATCAACTCTGTAGAGAAAAGTAACAATGCTTCTGAACAGAGCCCGACAGAAGTGAGGTCAAATAATACAAATCGTGTCTCTGGGAAAATTCCAAAACTAAGATTCACACGCAAAAACAAGGACAGATTCATGAGCTGTGAAACCAGTAGCTCTAGCTCTGGTAACCTGATCAGAGTAGAGACTATCCAGCAAGGTGTTTTTCCTCACATGGTTACAAATGCAAACACTCAACCAATCCGAAGCATGGAAACAGATACTGATCCCTCTGTTGGTGGGGATTTTATGAGAAGTTCTGGTGATATTGCGGTATTGCTTAGAAAG CTAATTGACAGTGGAAAGGTTAGCGTTGGTGATATAGCGTCCGAAGTGGGTATATCTTCGGAATCCTTGGAAGCTGCTCTCGTG GGTGAAACTACCACTTTTTCCCATGGTTTGAAGTTGAAGATTATAAAGTGGCTTGAAAATTCTGCGTATATACATGGTGTTCAAGAAAGGACTCTTAAAAGGAGCTCATTGGTGGTGCAAGATGACAAACCAGATTGGTCTGATGCCACATATACTGTTGATGTGAAGAGTCCGTTGGTTCCAGAAAGTGACAAAGGTGCACTTGTTGACGTGTTGGATTCTATTGTAATCAAGCCCTCACCAACAAGATCTAAAAGCAACAATAAGGTTCTGAAAGATAAAAACACAGCATGTGCAACTGGTGTAGCTATTTTGCAAAATGGAGACAAGAGTGCGGTTAACAAAGGGGCTAATCTTGAGTGTTCCCCTgctgaaaattttgaaaaagaatCTACTAAGGAGTTTTCTTCGATCGGCAGCAAGGATATTTCAAATGAAGAACATGGGAAATTG ATACTGAACAACACCTCTGGAATTAAAGAATTTGGTACTTCCACGGAGATACCAAATGAAAATCAAG GTATATTACTCGGAAGGAAAAGCAATGATTTGACTGAGGCTGAACTTGGCTCAGAATTGGAGGAAGGTGTATCTTCACTGGATAATTGTTTTTCTCAGGGTGATAATGCTAGAGATGGGGAAAATTCAGTTGAAGATGACATCGGAACTCCTTGTGATCATGATTCAAATTGCTTTCATGGACAACCTTTCTTTAT CTTTGATGGTTCACATTCTTATATTCATCCATTCATTAAGGAAAAGATGACCCATCATTGGGACATTACTTTCAAGCAGAATAACGAGGCACCATATCATCATG TAGAAGAACCATCGTATCCTTCCCATGAGAAAGTACCTGTTGATTCCTCAGTAAAACTTGAGGATACAATAGAAACAACTGCAGCAGATCAAGTATTGAAAGCAAAATCCTTGAAAATTACTGAGCATTCAcctgatgatgaagtagagggGGAGATGGTATACTTACAAGCTCGGCTGCTTGACAATGCCGTTGTTCTGAAGCACAGATACG AAGATTTGATAGCAAAGGTTGTCCAGAATCTTTCTCGCGAGCTGGATGCTTTCAGTAAAAGAAAATGGGACCTTATTCTTGTGAATCAGTTTCTTCGTGATGTTAGAGAAGCTAAGAAACGTGGGCGCAAAGAAAAGAGACATAAGGAAGCCCAAGCTGTACTAGCTGCAGCTGCTATTGCATCCTCCTCACGGAATTCAACTGTGAGAAAATATGCAAAGGATGATGTGGCACCTGAG AGTTCTCCAAAACTTCTTGCTGGATCTTCAAGAGTTGGCCAGCGGACTTCTTCGTTGCCACGGACTAAGGATTCATCAAAGTCATCCAACAGCAAAGTATCACAAGATAATAACTTCGGCAGTTTCGATATGCCgattttctcaaaagaaaatgtACTCTACTGTGATGTTTGCATGCGAAGTGAGACTGTGTTGAACCGAATATTTGTCTGCTCCAGATGCAAG CAGGCTGCTGTCCACATAGATTGCTACAGAAATCTGGAGAATTCTATTGGTCCCTGGAACTGTGAACTTTGTGAGGATGTTTCATCAGAAGCTGCAGTCACTAGTAACCAATCAGATTGTAATGGCAGGAAGTTATCCTTCGCGCGGTGTGGTATGTGCCATGGCACATCTGGTGCTTTTAGAAAGACTGCAGATGGGCAGTGGGTTCATGCTTTCTGTGCTGAG TGGCTGTTGGGCACCAAGTACGTGAGGGGACAAGATAGTCCTATAGAAGGAATG GAAAGCCTTGCAGAGGGAAAAGTTACTTGTTGTGTCTGCCTCCGCAATGTTGGCATGTGTTTAAGG TGTAATAGTGGGGACTGCGACATAACTTTTCATCCTACTTGTGCCAGAAGCTCTGGTTTCTACATGAACACAAAAGGGCTTGGTACTATGTTACAGCACAAAGCATATTGCGGCAAACATAGCATAGAGCAGAAAGAG GCTGATGCGCAACAATATGGACCTGACGAGCTCAAGATCATGAAACGGATGAGG gttgaattggaaaaactgCGCCTTTTGTGTGAGAGGATAATTAAGAGAGAGAAGGTGAAG GGAATGGGACTTTGCCTTGGACAAAGGGGAGTACTGGTATCCTATCTAGGAGGGCTTTCATTTCCTTCTTTTGCGCCCCCTTGGTGtctgggtgtgtgtgtgtgtggggggggggggggggggggttccaGGTACCCATAA
- the LOC133921131 gene encoding uncharacterized protein LOC133921131 isoform X2 yields the protein MSGDMARAEVSPEGAAPGFGVDLYAQATKALALRTPFEGEEGAPRIPTLPARLVSWSGPGDARKKHKKLQPPPPEDVAAEHPPQETVARPAKAGVWEQFEPYFRPVTLADVEMLRPKFPFGYGKLDSCLLVPFLGSGKESMHNVETFDVAVAETSSYLGVGGEEVVSTRERSEQSGRLISQKERSEQSMEQDIHDVVVQQMVSGRVLNRQSREQGIHEVAVQLGERPFEAEQAGSSSGIFSALRGEEEGTSLNWLLGAKGRFVLTSERPNKKRKLLGANAGLEQLVQLPHLGAEASSSCDVCCLGESAMESNRILNCSNCNVSVHQKCYGLHVVPDGKWLCAWCTYLESTGRLSNKDAGSTPSMPCVLCPKEKGALKPVKVEPTRNAGVGHLKFVHLFCSLWTPEVFVEDMKSMEPVTNLGNVQDNRMKLVCSICKVKHGACIRCTHGTCRTPFHPICARDSKHQMEIWGKPGHPNVELKAFCSKHFAVGYINSVEKSNNASEQSPTEVRSNNTNRVSGKIPKLRFTRKNKDRFMSCETSSSSSGNLIRVETIQQGVFPHMVTNANTQPIRSMETDTDPSVGGDFMRSSGDIAVLLRKLIDSGKVSVGDIASEVGISSESLEAALVGETTTFSHGLKLKIIKWLENSAYIHGVQERTLKRSSLVVQDDKPDWSDATYTVDVKSPLVPESDKGALVDVLDSIVIKPSPTRSKSNNKVLKDKNTACATGVAILQNGDKSAVNKGANLECSPAENFEKESTKEFSSIGSKDISNEEHGKLILNNTSGIKEFGTSTEIPNENQGILLGRKSNDLTEAELGSELEEGVSSLDNCFSQGDNARDGENSVEDDIGTPCDHDSNCFHGQPFFIFDGSHSYIHPFIKEKMTHHWDITFKQNNEAPYHHVEEPSYPSHEKVPVDSSVKLEDTIETTAADQVLKAKSLKITEHSPDDEVEGEMVYLQARLLDNAVVLKHRYEDLIAKVVQNLSRELDAFSKRKWDLILVNQFLRDVREAKKRGRKEKRHKEAQAVLAAAAIASSSRNSTVRKYAKDDVAPESSPKLLAGSSRVGQRTSSLPRTKDSSKSSNSKVSQDNNFGSFDMPIFSKENVLYCDVCMRSETVLNRIFVCSRCKAAVHIDCYRNLENSIGPWNCELCEDVSSEAAVTSNQSDCNGRKLSFARCGMCHGTSGAFRKTADGQWVHAFCAEWLLGTKYVRGQDSPIEGMESLAEGKVTCCVCLRNVGMCLRCNSGDCDITFHPTCARSSGFYMNTKGLGTMLQHKAYCGKHSIEQKEADAQQYGPDELKIMKRMRVELEKLRLLCERIIKREKVKRETVLCDHDILAKTKDTVGFSYLAPRASSESATTSVNKTYSGTVQKSDDVTVDSTISGKKTIRFSLNNTHAEGNTADSLRTLISFKRKLSERGSLACKQPPQRPAIASQKLEDGEKKTKDMKREAFQKELVMTSDQASTQNQRLPKGYVYVPRDSLSKEKPQDRNTQAHNLQEPGG from the exons ATGAGCGGGGACATGGCTCGCGCCGAGGTCTCGCCCGAGGGGGCGGCCCCTGGTTTCGGGGTCGACCTGTACGCGCAGGCCACGAAGGCGCTGGCCCTGCGCACGCCGTTCGAGGGCGAGGAGGGGGCGCCGAGGATCCCCACGCTGCCCGCGCGGCTCGTGAGCTGGTCGGGGCCGGGGGACGCGCGGAAGAAGCATAAAAAGcttcagcctcctcctcctgaggATGTTGCTGCCGAGCATCCGCCGCAGGAAACTGTAGCGCGCCCTGCAAAGGCAGGCGTGTGGGAGCAGTTTGAGCCGTATTTCCGTCCAGTGACATTGGCTGATGTCGAAATGTTGAGGCCAAAGTTCCCATTCGGCTACGGCAAGCTTGACTCATGTCTGCTAGTACCATTTCTGGGCAGTGGCAAAGAATCAATGCACAACGTTGAGACATTTGACGTGGCTGTCGCTGAAACAAGCTCGTATTTGGGTGTGGGTGGTGAAGAAGTGGTCAGTACCAGAGAGCGCAGTGAGCAAAGTGGGCGTCTGATTAGTCAGAAAGAGAGGAGTGAGCAAAGCATGGAGCAGGACATACATGACGTGGTTGTGCAACAGATGGTCAGTGGCAGAGTGCTCAACAGGCAAAGCAGAGAACAGGGCATACATGAAGTGGCTGTACAACTAGGGGAGCGACCATTTGAAGCAGAGCAAGCCGGGAGCAGCAGTGGCATTTTTTCAGCACTAcgtggagaggaggaaggaacTTCACTGAATTGGCTGCTAGGAGCAAAGGGCCGGTTTGTTCTCACTTCAGAACGAcccaacaagaagaggaagctcTTGGGTGCGAATGCTGGGTTAGAGCAGCTTGTTCAGCTTCCGCACTTGGGAGCTGAGGCTTCTTCAAGCTGTGACGTTTGCTGTCTAGGAGAGAGTGCCATGGAGTCCAATAGGATACTTAACTGCAGCAACTGCAATGTATCAGTGCACCAGAAGTGTTACGGTTTACATGTTGTGCCAGATGGGAAATGGTTGTGTGCTTGGTGTACGTATTTGGAGTCGACAGGGCGGTTGTCAAATAAAGATGCTGGCAGCACCCCATCAATGCCTTGTGTTCTATGCCCAAAGGAGAAAGGGGCTCTGAAGCCTGTAAAAGTGGAGCCTACTCGAAATGCAGGTGTTGGCCACCTAAAATTCGTGCACTTGTTTTGTAGTCTGTGGACACCTGAGGTTTTTGTGGAGGACATGAAATCAATGGAACCTGTAACTAATCTCGGAAATGTCCAAGATAATCGTATGAAGTTGGTATGCAGTATTTGCAAGGTTAAGCATGGTGCATGCATTCGGTGTACCCATG GGACATGCCGGACGCCTTTTCATCCTATATGTGCAAGAGATTCAAAGCATCAAATGGAGATCTGGGGGAAACCTGGACATCCTAAT GTTGAGTTGAAAGCATTTTGCTCAAAGCATTTCGCAGTTGGATACATCAACTCTGTAGAGAAAAGTAACAATGCTTCTGAACAGAGCCCGACAGAAGTGAGGTCAAATAATACAAATCGTGTCTCTGGGAAAATTCCAAAACTAAGATTCACACGCAAAAACAAGGACAGATTCATGAGCTGTGAAACCAGTAGCTCTAGCTCTGGTAACCTGATCAGAGTAGAGACTATCCAGCAAGGTGTTTTTCCTCACATGGTTACAAATGCAAACACTCAACCAATCCGAAGCATGGAAACAGATACTGATCCCTCTGTTGGTGGGGATTTTATGAGAAGTTCTGGTGATATTGCGGTATTGCTTAGAAAG CTAATTGACAGTGGAAAGGTTAGCGTTGGTGATATAGCGTCCGAAGTGGGTATATCTTCGGAATCCTTGGAAGCTGCTCTCGTG GGTGAAACTACCACTTTTTCCCATGGTTTGAAGTTGAAGATTATAAAGTGGCTTGAAAATTCTGCGTATATACATGGTGTTCAAGAAAGGACTCTTAAAAGGAGCTCATTGGTGGTGCAAGATGACAAACCAGATTGGTCTGATGCCACATATACTGTTGATGTGAAGAGTCCGTTGGTTCCAGAAAGTGACAAAGGTGCACTTGTTGACGTGTTGGATTCTATTGTAATCAAGCCCTCACCAACAAGATCTAAAAGCAACAATAAGGTTCTGAAAGATAAAAACACAGCATGTGCAACTGGTGTAGCTATTTTGCAAAATGGAGACAAGAGTGCGGTTAACAAAGGGGCTAATCTTGAGTGTTCCCCTgctgaaaattttgaaaaagaatCTACTAAGGAGTTTTCTTCGATCGGCAGCAAGGATATTTCAAATGAAGAACATGGGAAATTG ATACTGAACAACACCTCTGGAATTAAAGAATTTGGTACTTCCACGGAGATACCAAATGAAAATCAAG GTATATTACTCGGAAGGAAAAGCAATGATTTGACTGAGGCTGAACTTGGCTCAGAATTGGAGGAAGGTGTATCTTCACTGGATAATTGTTTTTCTCAGGGTGATAATGCTAGAGATGGGGAAAATTCAGTTGAAGATGACATCGGAACTCCTTGTGATCATGATTCAAATTGCTTTCATGGACAACCTTTCTTTAT CTTTGATGGTTCACATTCTTATATTCATCCATTCATTAAGGAAAAGATGACCCATCATTGGGACATTACTTTCAAGCAGAATAACGAGGCACCATATCATCATG TAGAAGAACCATCGTATCCTTCCCATGAGAAAGTACCTGTTGATTCCTCAGTAAAACTTGAGGATACAATAGAAACAACTGCAGCAGATCAAGTATTGAAAGCAAAATCCTTGAAAATTACTGAGCATTCAcctgatgatgaagtagagggGGAGATGGTATACTTACAAGCTCGGCTGCTTGACAATGCCGTTGTTCTGAAGCACAGATACG AAGATTTGATAGCAAAGGTTGTCCAGAATCTTTCTCGCGAGCTGGATGCTTTCAGTAAAAGAAAATGGGACCTTATTCTTGTGAATCAGTTTCTTCGTGATGTTAGAGAAGCTAAGAAACGTGGGCGCAAAGAAAAGAGACATAAGGAAGCCCAAGCTGTACTAGCTGCAGCTGCTATTGCATCCTCCTCACGGAATTCAACTGTGAGAAAATATGCAAAGGATGATGTGGCACCTGAG AGTTCTCCAAAACTTCTTGCTGGATCTTCAAGAGTTGGCCAGCGGACTTCTTCGTTGCCACGGACTAAGGATTCATCAAAGTCATCCAACAGCAAAGTATCACAAGATAATAACTTCGGCAGTTTCGATATGCCgattttctcaaaagaaaatgtACTCTACTGTGATGTTTGCATGCGAAGTGAGACTGTGTTGAACCGAATATTTGTCTGCTCCAGATGCAAG GCTGCTGTCCACATAGATTGCTACAGAAATCTGGAGAATTCTATTGGTCCCTGGAACTGTGAACTTTGTGAGGATGTTTCATCAGAAGCTGCAGTCACTAGTAACCAATCAGATTGTAATGGCAGGAAGTTATCCTTCGCGCGGTGTGGTATGTGCCATGGCACATCTGGTGCTTTTAGAAAGACTGCAGATGGGCAGTGGGTTCATGCTTTCTGTGCTGAG TGGCTGTTGGGCACCAAGTACGTGAGGGGACAAGATAGTCCTATAGAAGGAATG GAAAGCCTTGCAGAGGGAAAAGTTACTTGTTGTGTCTGCCTCCGCAATGTTGGCATGTGTTTAAGG TGTAATAGTGGGGACTGCGACATAACTTTTCATCCTACTTGTGCCAGAAGCTCTGGTTTCTACATGAACACAAAAGGGCTTGGTACTATGTTACAGCACAAAGCATATTGCGGCAAACATAGCATAGAGCAGAAAGAG GCTGATGCGCAACAATATGGACCTGACGAGCTCAAGATCATGAAACGGATGAGG gttgaattggaaaaactgCGCCTTTTGTGTGAGAGGATAATTAAGAGAGAGAAGGTGAAG AGAGAGACGGTTCTGTGTGACCATGACATACTTGCCAAAACGAAGGACACTGTTGGTTTCTCTTACCTTGCTCCCAGAGCAAGTTCAGAATCTGCCACTACTTCAGTTAACAAAACGTACAGTGGAACCGTGCAAAAATCTGATGATGTCACAGTGGACAGTACTATTTCTGGGAAAAAGACCATAAGGTTTTCTTTGAATAACACACATGCTGAGGGAAACACAGCTGATAGCTTGAGGACATTGATATCATTTAAACGTAAGTTGAGTGAGAGGGGATCACTTGCCTGTAAGCAACCTCCACAGAGACCAGCTATTGCCTCACAGAAACTAGAAGATGGAGAAAAGAAGACAAAAGATATGAAG AGGGAAGCTTTTCAAAAGGAGCTTGTTATGACATCTGATCAAGCTTCTACACAGAACCAACGCCTTCCAAAGGGGTATGTCTATGTTCCTCGGGATTCTCTATCTAAAGAGAAGCCACAGGATCGAAATACACAGGCTCATAATCTGCAAGAACCTGGTGGATAG